GGGCGTAGCAGCACTCGACGTCGTTCTGGACGAGCTTGAGCAGGCCTTCCTTTTCGAGGCGTTCCCTGGCTTCCATCACACGGGCGGGGTCGGTGACCTCGATGCCCAGGTGAAAGGAAGAGAACGGGCGCTTCCCGGCGGCGTCGAGCGTTTTGTTGAGCGTGAAGTTGAGCGCGGGCTCGGCAAGATCGAACTTGGCATAGCCCGGGCGCACCTTGGCGGGGGCGACGCCGAAAAAGCGCTCGTAGAAGGCGACGGAGGCGTCGATGTCGGCGACCTCGAGTGCAATGTGGGGGCGAATGGCGGCCCGTGTTGTTGAGAGACTGGTTGTTTCCATGGCGGCAAGGCTCCTTATTTCCAATCGGTTTCTGCCCTCGAAGACGCCGCGAGCCCCGAATGGATGCATCGGCCGGGAAAAAACTCCCCTGAAATGCCGCTTTCCCCAAACACTTCAAGGGGTTAGAATGATTCCGCCAACTGCTCTGATTCAGTCTGCGTCACACGGCGCGGCGGCAACGCGCGAAAGGCGGGGAAAGCACCCTTGGCCGAGATCAAGAAGATACTGCTCGTCGACGATGTCCCCCTGTTCCTGGAACTCGAGAAGGGATTTCTCGAGGGATTCGGTGCGTCGGTCTACACCGCCACCGACGGGGCCGAGGCCGTGCGCATCGCCAAGCGCGAGAAGCCCGACCTGATCATCATGGACCTCATCATGCCCGGCATGGACGGGGACGAGGC
The sequence above is drawn from the Chrysiogenia bacterium genome and encodes:
- a CDS encoding VOC family protein → METTSLSTTRAAIRPHIALEVADIDASVAFYERFFGVAPAKVRPGYAKFDLAEPALNFTLNKTLDAAGKRPFSSFHLGIEVTDPARVMEARERLEKEGLLKLVQNDVECCYARQNKVWVEDPDGHRWEVFIVTEADVPARSSAEASACCPAS